GGGTGAGGTGGCGCAGCTCGGTCAGGGAGCCCGACTCCACGGTGCGTCCGCGCCGGATGATGCTGACCCGGTCGCACAACTCCTCGACCTCGCTCAGGATGTGGGACGAGAGCAGGACGGTCCGTCCCCGGTCCCGCTCCTCCGCCACGCACCGCTGGAAGACCTCCTCCATCAGCGGGTCGAGGCCCGACGTCGGCTCGTCCAGGATCAGCAGGTCCACGTCCGAGGCGAACGCGGCGACGAGGGCGACCTTCTGGCGGTTGCCCTTCGAGTAGGTGCGGCCCTTTTTGGTGGGGTCCAGCTCGAAGCGTTCGAGCAGCTCGGCGCGGCGCCCGGTGTCGAGGCCGCCGCGCAGCCGGCCGTAGAGGTCGATGACCTCGCCGCCGGACAGGTTGCGCCACAGGGTGACGTCGCCGGGGACGTACGCGATCCGGCGGTGCACCTCGACCGCGTCCGCCCATGGGTCCCGGCCGAGCACCTGCGCGGCGCCGGAGTCGGCGCGCAGCAGGCCGAGCAGGACGCGGATGGTGGTCGACTTGCCGGAGCCGTTGGGGCCGAGGAAGCCGTGGACCTCGCCGGTCTCGACGTCCAGGTCGAGTCCGTCCAGTGCGTGCGTCTTGCCGAAGGACTTGTGAAGCCCCGAGACGCTGATGGCCTTCGTCATGGATCCGAACGTACGCTTCCTTCAGAAATTTGTGAAGTTAAGGAAGCCTGTGAAGCCCCGATAGGATGGGTCCATGACGGAAGCAGCTGGTGGGCGGGACGCCGAGGCCGTCTCGAAGTTCGTCGAGTCCTTCGCGGCGCAGCTCGTCGAGGCCGGGATGCAGCGCATGGCGGCGCGGGTCTTCGCCGCGCTCCTCTCCTCCGACGAGGGCGTCATGACCTCCGCCGAGCTGGGCGAACAGCTCCGGATCAGCCCCGCGGGGGTCTCCGGGGCGGTGCGCTACCTGGCCCAGACGCACATGGTCGCGCGCGAGCGGGAGCCCGGCTCGCGCCGGGAGCGTTACCGGGTGCAGGGCGACCAGTGGTACGAGGCGCTGACCAATCGCGAGGCCGTCCTCAAGCGCTGGGAAGCGGCCCTGCGGGACGGCGTCGCCAGCCTCGGCGCCGAGACACCGGCCGGACGCCGCATGGCCGAGACGCTCGCCTTCTTCGAATTTCTCGACGGCGAGGTCGCGGCCATGATGGAGCGGTGGCGGGCGCACCGCCAAGAGATGTTCGGCGAAGGGTAGTTACCGCTCCTTGGTCTCCTCCAGCACCGTCCGGCCCAGCAGCAGATACCGCTCCGGTGACCGTCGCTTCAGATACTGCGCGTAGCCGATCCCGCTCGCCGCGACCAGCGCCACCAGCCACGGTGTCGCCTTCAGGACCAGCGAGCCGGACTCGGTGCCCGCCGCCGCGCCCATGTTGGACACCAGCAGCGCGACCACCGCGAGCATCGCGACGCCGCCGAGGAGAGGGGCGGTGAAGGTGCGGAACCAGTGCCGGCTCTCGGGGTGGTGCTTGCGGAAGTAGGCCAGCACCGCGAAGGAGCAGACGGCCTGCACGACGAGGATCGCCATGGTGCCGAGGATGGCGAGCAGGACGTACGTACCGGTGTACGGGTCCTTGCCCGCCGCCCAGAACGCGATCAGCAGCAGGGCGGTCACCACGGTCTGGACCAGGCCCGCGATGTGCGGGGAGCCGTGCCGGTCGTGGGTGCGGCCGAGGGTGTTCTTCAGGGAGGGCAGGACGCCCTCGCGGCCCAGCGCGTACATGTAGCGGGCGGCGCAGTTGTGGAAGGCCATGCCGCAGGCGAGCGAGCCGGTGATCATCAGCCACTGCATGACGTCGACCGCCCAGTGGCCCACGTACTGCTCGGTGGGGCCGAAGAAGAGGCCGAGGGGGTTCTCGGTGGCGACCTTCACGGCGTTCGCCTCGCCGGTGCCGGTGATCGCCATCCAGGAGACGAAGACGTAGAAGACGCCGACGCCGAGGACCGAGATCATCGTCGCCTTGGGGATGATCTTCTTCGGGTTGCGGGACTCCTCGCCGTACATCGCCGTCGACTCGAAGCCGACCCACGACCAGAAGGCGAAGAACAGTCCGAGCCCGGCGCTGGTGCCGTGGAAGGCGTTGACGGGGTTGACCGGGTCGAGGCTGAAGCCGTCCGGGCCGCCGCCGTGCAGCGCGACCG
Above is a window of Streptomyces sp. NBC_00490 DNA encoding:
- a CDS encoding ABC transporter ATP-binding protein; the encoded protein is MTKAISVSGLHKSFGKTHALDGLDLDVETGEVHGFLGPNGSGKSTTIRVLLGLLRADSGAAQVLGRDPWADAVEVHRRIAYVPGDVTLWRNLSGGEVIDLYGRLRGGLDTGRRAELLERFELDPTKKGRTYSKGNRQKVALVAAFASDVDLLILDEPTSGLDPLMEEVFQRCVAEERDRGRTVLLSSHILSEVEELCDRVSIIRRGRTVESGSLTELRHLTRTSVTAELAGPPNGLAQLPGVHDLDLQARDGGQGHRVRFQVDTDRLDAVLRSLSETGVRSLTSTPPTLEELFLRHYQEEEATAR
- a CDS encoding GbsR/MarR family transcriptional regulator, yielding MTEAAGGRDAEAVSKFVESFAAQLVEAGMQRMAARVFAALLSSDEGVMTSAELGEQLRISPAGVSGAVRYLAQTHMVAREREPGSRRERYRVQGDQWYEALTNREAVLKRWEAALRDGVASLGAETPAGRRMAETLAFFEFLDGEVAAMMERWRAHRQEMFGEG
- a CDS encoding APC family permease, translating into MAVDEGVAPAAQTDEGGTVHRLKPNAIGLLGVVFMAVATAAPITAMTGNVPFMVSAGNGIGAPASYLVAMVVLAIFAVGFTSMAKHITSTGAFYGFISYGLGRTIGLASGLLATFAYVVFEPALIGIFSTFATETLKDQTGVSVPWWAFAALMLAVNATGTWFGVSVAEKLLVVLLATEVTILAAMAISVALHGGGPDGFSLDPVNPVNAFHGTSAGLGLFFAFWSWVGFESTAMYGEESRNPKKIIPKATMISVLGVGVFYVFVSWMAITGTGEANAVKVATENPLGLFFGPTEQYVGHWAVDVMQWLMITGSLACGMAFHNCAARYMYALGREGVLPSLKNTLGRTHDRHGSPHIAGLVQTVVTALLLIAFWAAGKDPYTGTYVLLAILGTMAILVVQAVCSFAVLAYFRKHHPESRHWFRTFTAPLLGGVAMLAVVALLVSNMGAAAGTESGSLVLKATPWLVALVAASGIGYAQYLKRRSPERYLLLGRTVLEETKER